CCCGGAGGCGACGGATCGCGGCGCATCCCGCGTACCAGGATGCCGCTAGCAGGGTCGACCGCCGCGCCCGTCAGCACGAAGCCGCGCCGCCCGTAGAATGCCACGTTCTCCGAGACGTTCGTGTCCAGGTAGGCCGGCAGCCCTTCTCGGTCGAGCCGCTCGTACATCGACGCGAGCAGCGCGCTGCCGACGCCCTGCCCCTGGGCCTCGGGCGCGGTCCCGACCGCGCACAGGTACCAGTGCGGCCCGGAGACGGCCGCACGGTGGAGCTGCGATGCGACGGCGTCGTAGGCGTCGATGCGCGCCCAGGCGACTGGCCCAACCACGGCCTGCGCCTCAGCGAGACCGCACTCAGCAAGCTGCTCGGCGGTTGGCTCGACGTGCTCCGGCGCCCACCAGATCGCCGCGCCCAGGAGCGTGGCCCGAGCGTTCTCGGCCACCAGACACTCGCCGTAGCGGAGTCCGTAGCGCAGCATCCCGCTGAACGTGCACCTCGACGCTGCGAGGCGGCTCGGCTCGTCGTCGCCCAGGAGCCGGGTGAACGGCCGGCCGACGAACGCACGCGCCAGCATCGCGGCGGCCGCCGCGATCTCGTCTGGTCGCAGCGACCGCACCTGCACGTGCGCTTCCTCCGTCGGGGTTGTCAAGAAGGCCGGTTCGTCGCCGGCACGTCGATGGCGTCAGGTAGTGTGCCGGGCACGAACAATCATGTCAGCCTGAACGCACCGAGCTTGCGAGGGAAGTGAAGGATCTCACACACCGGTGCGACGCACTGCACGGTGAGATCCTTCGGCTGCGCTCGCAGGCTCGCTTCGCTCAGGATGACATTGAATCTTGCACGCTTCGCACAAGACGTCCGCCCTGCTCGAGGCTTCCGCTCTACTCGAGACATGCTCCCTGCTCGAGGCTTCCGCTCTACTCGAGACTTGCTCCCTG
This genomic interval from Chloroflexota bacterium contains the following:
- a CDS encoding GNAT family N-acetyltransferase gives rise to the protein MQVRSLRPDEIAAAAAMLARAFVGRPFTRLLGDDEPSRLAASRCTFSGMLRYGLRYGECLVAENARATLLGAAIWWAPEHVEPTAEQLAECGLAEAQAVVGPVAWARIDAYDAVASQLHRAAVSGPHWYLCAVGTAPEAQGQGVGSALLASMYERLDREGLPAYLDTNVSENVAFYGRRGFVLTGAAVDPASGILVRGMRRDPSPPGTSSRPDRLPPDRATGPGTPAPRT